The following proteins are encoded in a genomic region of Macadamia integrifolia cultivar HAES 741 unplaced genomic scaffold, SCU_Mint_v3 scaffold1363, whole genome shotgun sequence:
- the LOC122063574 gene encoding putative receptor-like protein kinase At3g47110 translates to MALQLLVFILLFGSSLRLESVTGRRILGNETDRLSLLEVKKQIDDLLERFHPFRELGRNYMWSSSSTGLEGDLSTSLANCKTRLRGINFNINHLVGKIPVGLASLSKLEIISINDNGLTGEILASFGNLSSIRVISLAGNGLQGSIPKSFGQLRNLFFLALGRNKLSGSIPNSISNISTLQIFSISVNSFVGPVPNNLGDLQDLQKFVIGTNQCGARDGGDLDFVNILLNCAQIELLDLQANGFKGPIPNFRANISTQFLMLYLGENQISGFIPIDIKNLISLSTLGMEGNFLERNIPSSKGKLPKLQNIFLGGNRLSGQIPASIGNLGLLYGLHLEGNNLNSNIPSNIGNCQQLQDLTLNNNNLQGPIPKQLFYIFSLAISLDLSYNALDGSLPREIGNLKSLSTISVHENRFSGEIPSSIGDCNSLENLYMGGNFFEGTIPQTLVLLKGLRDLDHSLNNLSRQILKDLEKNSALQSLDFSFNNLEGEVPTKGIFRNASAILVNGNDKLCGGIAELKLPACTNHGSMKGGKSKTFGIVLVIIGVVFGIIGQDETFVAVKVLNLQNTRACKSFIAECKALRNICHQNLVKILASCSSLDSKGKDFKALFYKFMPNGSLDDWLHLPMVAYNHSRSLNFVQRLNIALDVASALDYLHYHCYAPIIHCDLKQSNVLLDNDKIAHVGDFGFARLLSNPDDDSSQTQTSTTRIKGSIGYAAPGNK, encoded by the exons ATGGCACTTCAACTTCTAGTTTTCATTCTTCTCTTTGGAAGTTCATTGAGGCTTGAATCAGTTACCGGCAGAAGGATCCTAGGGAATGAGACAGATCGGCTTTCTTTGCTGGAGGTAAAGAAACAAATTGATGATCTCTTGGAACGATTCCATCCATTTCGGGAACTGGGTAGGAATTACATGTGGTCATCGTCATCAACTGG TCTTGAAGGAGATCTTTCTACCAGCTTAGCAAACTGCAAAACTCGTCTAAGAGGGATTAACTTCAACATTAACCATCTTGTCGGAAAGATTCCAGTTGGACTTGCATCTTTGTCAAAGCTGGAGATCATTTCTATTAATGATAATGGCTTAACAGGAGAAATACTAGCTTCTTTTGGGAACCTTTCCTCTATCCGAGTTATCTCTTTAGCTGGAAATGGATTGCAAGGGAGCATTCCAAAATCCTTTGGTCAGCTAAGAAACTTATTCTTTCTAGCACTTGGTCGAAACAAGCTATCCG GAAGCATTCCAAATTCCATCTCCAATATTTCAACACTCCAAATATTTTCTATCAGTGTTAACAGTTTTGTTGGACCAGTCCCAAACAACTTAGGAGATCTTCAGGATCTTCAAAAATTTGTTATTGGTACAAATCAATGTGGAGCAAGGGATGGTGGTGATTTAGATTTTGTAAATATTTTGCTCAATTGTGCACAAATAGAGCTGTTGGACCTACAGGCTAATGGTTTTAAGGGTCCCATTCCCAACTTTAGAGCCAATATCTCAACACAATTCTTAATGCTTTATTTGGGAGAGAATCAAATATCTGGATTCATTCCTATTGATATTAAGAATCTCATCTCCTTAAGCACATTGGGCATGGAAGGGAACTTTCTCGAACGTAATATTCCTTCCAGTAAAGGGAAACTTCCAAAGCTTCAAAATATATTCTTGGGTGGAAATAGACTTTCAGGACAGATACCTGCCTCCATAGGCAATCTCGGTCTTTTGTATGGACTCCATCTAGAAGGAAACAACTTGAATTCAAACATTCCTTCAAACATTGGAAATTGTCAACAGTTACAGGATCTAACCCTTAACAATAATAACCTCCAAGGCCCGATACCTAAACAactcttttatattttctccTTAGCAATATCTCTAGACTTATCCTACAATGCTCTGGACGGTTCCTTGCCAAGAGAAATCGGTAACTTGAAGAGTCTTTCTACTATATCTGTCCATGAAAATAGATTTTCTGGAGAAATTCCATCCTCCATTGGTGATTGCAATAGTTTGGAAAATCTTTACATGGGTGGTAATTTCTTTGAAGGAACTATTCCTCAAACTTTGGTTCTTTTGAAGGGGCTTCGAGATTTAGATCATTCACTCAACAACTTATCAAGGCAAATTCTGAAAGATCTAGAGAAAAATTCAGCATTGCAGAGTTTGGACTTTTCCTTCAATAATCTTGAGGGGGAGGTACCAACAAAAGGAATCTTTAGAAATGCAAGTGCAATTTTAGTGAATGGAAATGATAAGCTCTGTGGGGGAATTGCAGAGTTAAAATTGCCTGCATGCACAAACCATGGATCTATGAAAGGAGGAAAGTCCAAAACTTTTGGAATAGTATTAGTGATAATCGGTGTagtatttg GGATTATTGGCCAAGATGAAacatttgtggcagtcaagGTACTCAACCTTCAAAATACAAGAGCTTGCAAGAGCTTTATTGCTGAATGCAAAGCATTAAGAAACATTTGTCACCAAAATCTTGTCAAGATTCTAGCTTCTTGTTCGAGTCTTGATTCAAAAGGCAAAGATTTCAAAGCCCTTTTTTACAAGTTCATGCCCAATGGGAGTCTAGATGATTGGTTGCATCTACCAATGGTGGCATATAATCATTCAAGGAGTTTGAACTTTGTTCAAAGATTAAACATTGCACTTGATGTGGCTTCTGCATTGGATTATCTTCATTACCATTGTTATGCTCCAATTATTCATTGCGATTTGAAGCAAAGCAATGTTCTACTTGACAATGATAAGATTGCACATGTCGGCGATTTTGGTTTCGCGAGGCTTCTTTCAAATCCTGATGATGATTCATCCCAGACTCAAACTAGTACCACTAGGATAAAAGGATCAATTGGCTATGCTGCTCCAGGTAACAAATAA